In a genomic window of Candidatus Binatia bacterium:
- the folE gene encoding GTP cyclohydrolase I FolE, which produces MEPFLREILKQLGEDPEREGLQKTPARVARALRELTRGYHEDPEKIINGALFTEDYSEMIIMKDVDFFSLCEHHILPFFGKAHIAYLPKGKIVGISKLARLVDVYARRLQVQERMTTQIASLLMEKLKPEGVAVVVEAEHLCMRMRGVEKQNSYVVTSAMFGVFRERQETRDEFMTLIGHRRG; this is translated from the coding sequence GTGGAGCCCTTCCTGCGGGAGATCCTGAAGCAGCTCGGTGAGGATCCCGAGCGCGAGGGTCTCCAGAAGACCCCCGCGCGCGTCGCGCGCGCTCTGCGCGAGCTCACCCGCGGGTACCACGAGGATCCCGAGAAGATCATCAACGGAGCCCTCTTCACCGAGGACTACTCCGAGATGATCATCATGAAGGATGTGGACTTCTTCTCGCTGTGCGAGCACCACATCCTGCCGTTCTTCGGCAAGGCGCACATCGCCTACCTGCCGAAGGGCAAGATCGTCGGGATCTCGAAGCTCGCGCGCCTGGTCGACGTCTACGCCCGTCGCCTGCAGGTCCAGGAGCGCATGACGACGCAGATCGCGTCGCTGCTCATGGAGAAGCTGAAGCCCGAGGGCGTCGCGGTCGTGGTCGAGGCGGAGCACCTGTGCATGCGCATGCGCGGCGTCGAGAAGCAGAACTCGTACGTCGTGACGAGCGCGATGTTCGGCGTGTTCCGCGAGCGTCAAGAAACGCGCGACGAGTTCATGACGCTGATCGGGCACCGCCGCGGCTGA
- a CDS encoding homoserine kinase produces the protein MDLLDNSELAEIAEDYGLGRVVSVTPAPEGWTRRGNHQTNLLLDTARGKVIVRFDEVKGELEVKREVDLLLYLRKHGFPCPQPLPDRKGRYYRDAHGACLIVYKHIDGRRPTVDALTPAQIENIGRALADLHVVGKGYKKGIDNRFSFERVADLYHEVRGQLPPYFKKITRTLDEEVEYLGSYLEGKLPKGVINGDLFEENLLVKGDKLVGMLDFEAACRGKFIFDLATAVNAVCFTDGKYDLKRFESLIAGYESVRTLSLAEWDAFPNELRFSALRFTVTRLREVLALPDAELGLAAITQERGSATRAEDRSSPGAELRIRVARGFQDFFDRLSILRREREGGMEPMLLAMATGYDYRKYQKVKAVEKKGSK, from the coding sequence ATGGATCTTCTGGACAACAGCGAGCTCGCCGAGATCGCGGAGGATTACGGGCTCGGACGCGTCGTGTCGGTGACGCCGGCGCCCGAAGGGTGGACGCGGCGCGGCAACCACCAGACGAACCTGCTGCTCGACACGGCGCGCGGCAAGGTGATCGTCCGCTTCGACGAGGTGAAGGGCGAGCTCGAGGTCAAGCGCGAGGTCGACCTGCTGCTCTACCTGCGCAAGCACGGCTTCCCGTGCCCGCAGCCGCTCCCCGATCGCAAGGGACGCTACTACCGCGACGCGCACGGCGCGTGCCTGATCGTCTACAAGCACATCGACGGACGCCGTCCGACGGTCGACGCGCTGACGCCGGCGCAGATCGAGAACATCGGCCGCGCCCTCGCAGATCTGCACGTCGTCGGTAAGGGTTACAAGAAGGGGATCGACAACCGCTTCAGCTTCGAGCGCGTCGCCGACCTCTACCACGAGGTGCGCGGCCAGCTGCCGCCGTACTTCAAGAAGATCACCCGCACGCTCGACGAGGAGGTCGAGTACCTCGGCAGCTACCTCGAGGGGAAGCTGCCCAAGGGCGTGATCAACGGCGACCTCTTCGAAGAGAACCTGCTGGTCAAGGGCGACAAGCTCGTCGGCATGCTCGACTTCGAGGCGGCGTGCCGCGGCAAGTTCATCTTCGACCTCGCGACCGCGGTGAACGCGGTCTGCTTCACCGACGGCAAGTACGACCTCAAGCGCTTCGAGTCGCTGATCGCCGGCTACGAGTCGGTGCGCACGCTGTCGCTCGCCGAGTGGGACGCGTTCCCGAACGAGCTGCGCTTCTCGGCGCTGCGCTTCACCGTGACGCGGCTGCGCGAGGTGCTGGCGCTGCCCGACGCCGAGCTCGGGCTCGCGGCGATCACCCAGGAGCGCGGCTCCGCGACCCGCGCCGAGGACCGCAGCTCGCCGGGCGCCGAGCTGCGCATCCGCGTCGCGCGCGGCTTCCAGGATTTCTTCGACCGCTTGTCGATCCTGCGTCGCGAGCGCGAGGGCGGCATGGAGCCGATGCTGCTCGCGATGGCGACCGGGTACGATTACCGCAAGTACCAGAAGGTGAAAGCGGTCGAGAAGAAAGGTAGCAAGTAG
- a CDS encoding DUF4147 domain-containing protein, producing the protein MRSARDDLIAIYRAAIDAVDPERLVRGRLERRGARLAIALGRERVLTPRLDRVWVAGAGKAALAMARAVATIAPEVSGVVIAPAAVVGPRGTRLGRIHVLPGDHPVPGRRSYASTRRLLVALSRAPRDATVLFLLSGGASALLAAPAPGVTTADKSALNRWLLRCGADIATMNAVRKHVSAVKGGGLVRLAAPRTVVTLALSDVPGDDLSVIGSGPGVPDPTTFADAIERLRAVAPMGRGVPRRVWQRLVDGAAGRGPEETLKPRDPAARRALAVVIGSNRTALTAAARAARRLGYRVVRRRATLRGEAAEVARRLVEELPDAPGPVCLLAGGETHVTVGDARGLGGRSQELALAAAERLAGRDWTLLAAGTDGIDGRTDAAGAFCDGTTLRRGGRRAAERALREHDTYPFFARIGDLFRPGATGTNAMDVVIALRR; encoded by the coding sequence GTGCGTTCGGCGCGCGACGACCTGATCGCGATCTACCGCGCCGCGATCGACGCCGTCGACCCGGAGCGGCTGGTCCGCGGTCGACTCGAGCGTCGCGGTGCGCGGCTCGCGATCGCGCTCGGCCGGGAACGGGTTCTCACGCCGCGTCTCGATCGCGTCTGGGTCGCCGGCGCCGGCAAGGCCGCGCTCGCGATGGCGCGCGCCGTCGCGACGATCGCCCCCGAGGTGAGCGGCGTCGTGATCGCGCCCGCGGCCGTCGTCGGTCCGCGCGGCACGCGCCTCGGGCGGATCCACGTCTTGCCGGGGGACCACCCGGTGCCGGGGCGGCGGAGCTACGCGTCGACGCGACGCCTGCTCGTGGCGCTGTCGCGCGCGCCGCGCGATGCGACCGTGCTCTTTCTGCTGAGCGGCGGCGCCTCGGCGCTGCTCGCGGCTCCGGCGCCCGGTGTGACGACCGCCGACAAGAGCGCGCTGAACCGTTGGCTTCTTCGCTGCGGCGCGGACATCGCGACGATGAACGCGGTGCGCAAGCACGTCTCGGCGGTGAAGGGCGGGGGGCTCGTGCGTCTCGCTGCGCCGCGCACGGTGGTGACGCTGGCGCTCTCGGACGTCCCCGGTGACGACCTCTCGGTCATCGGGTCGGGGCCCGGCGTCCCCGACCCGACCACTTTCGCCGATGCGATCGAGCGGCTGCGCGCCGTCGCACCGATGGGAAGGGGCGTGCCGCGGCGCGTCTGGCAGCGCCTCGTCGACGGTGCGGCGGGTCGCGGCCCCGAGGAGACGCTCAAACCGCGCGATCCGGCGGCGCGCCGTGCGCTCGCGGTGGTGATCGGCTCGAACCGCACGGCGCTGACCGCGGCGGCGCGCGCCGCCCGCCGGCTGGGCTACCGCGTCGTGCGCCGGCGTGCGACGCTGCGCGGCGAGGCCGCGGAGGTCGCACGACGTCTGGTCGAGGAGCTGCCGGATGCTCCCGGACCGGTCTGCTTGCTCGCCGGCGGCGAGACGCACGTCACCGTCGGTGACGCGCGCGGCCTCGGTGGTCGCTCGCAGGAGCTGGCGCTGGCCGCGGCGGAAAGGCTCGCGGGTCGCGACTGGACGCTCCTCGCGGCGGGCACCGACGGCATCGACGGACGCACCGACGCGGCGGGCGCGTTCTGCGACGGCACCACGCTGCGGCGCGGCGGGCGGCGCGCGGCCGAGCGGGCGCTGCGCGAGCACGACACGTATCCTTTCTTTGCCCGCATCGGAGATCTGTTTCGTCCGGGAGCGACCGGCACCAACGCCATGGACGTCGTCATCGCGCTGCGTCGTTGA
- a CDS encoding TraR/DksA C4-type zinc finger protein, with protein MRRQVLEDIENETKSSREGQKDEGMDAYDLASEERDRDISMILSDRDRAKLQSIDEALERINSGTYGICEICELDIAEERLKALPFTRTCVTCQAEQEREAKQQRRLDDDRGYRRFAVGETDEELG; from the coding sequence ATGCGGCGCCAGGTTCTCGAGGACATCGAGAACGAGACCAAGTCGAGCCGCGAGGGCCAGAAGGACGAGGGCATGGATGCCTACGACCTCGCGAGCGAGGAGCGGGATCGCGACATCAGCATGATCCTGTCGGACCGCGACCGCGCGAAGTTGCAGAGCATCGACGAGGCGCTCGAGCGCATCAACTCGGGCACCTACGGCATCTGCGAGATCTGCGAGCTCGACATCGCAGAAGAGCGCCTGAAGGCGCTGCCGTTCACCCGTACGTGCGTGACCTGCCAGGCCGAGCAGGAGCGCGAGGCGAAGCAGCAGCGGCGCCTCGACGACGATCGAGGCTACCGTCGCTTCGCGGTCGGCGAGACGGACGAGGAGCTCGGCTGA
- the rimO gene encoding 30S ribosomal protein S12 methylthiotransferase RimO — MTPTPRKVHFVSLGCPKNLVDGEVMQGMLVREGHELVLDPAQADVLVVNTCSFIDEAKEESIDTILELARYKEEGRASRLIVTGCLAERYGTVLRQSMPEVDVFVGTGNFLELPKLLVADAPKPTYVGAQHVLHEADAPRIQATPFYTSFLKIAEGCNRTCSFCIIPKIRGRQESRSIASLVEEARRLADAGVRELSLIAQDLTSYGTDRDDGANLTRLLEALLEVDGIDWFRLLYMYPQHVTDELLRLVAREERICSYLDMPLQHGSDRILRAMRRGTAGTSRRLRELVARIRDRVPGVVLRSSFIVGFPGETEDDFAELLAFIEECRFERVGVFRYSHEEGTAAYELGDQISERVKETRRRRAMRLAARIARETNASLVGTTLPVLVCGQLDNGRWFGRTQTQAADIDGVVLLRGQALEAGTIVPVQITRASTYDLEGAVCERPAESAASVA; from the coding sequence GTGACGCCGACGCCGCGCAAGGTCCACTTCGTCTCGCTCGGCTGCCCGAAGAACCTCGTCGACGGCGAGGTCATGCAGGGCATGCTGGTGCGCGAGGGGCACGAGCTCGTCCTCGACCCCGCGCAGGCCGACGTGCTGGTGGTCAACACCTGCAGCTTCATCGACGAGGCGAAGGAGGAGTCGATCGACACGATCCTCGAGCTCGCGCGCTACAAGGAAGAAGGGCGCGCGAGCCGGCTGATCGTCACCGGCTGCCTCGCCGAGCGCTACGGCACCGTGCTGCGCCAGAGCATGCCCGAGGTCGACGTCTTCGTCGGCACCGGCAACTTCCTCGAGCTGCCGAAGCTGCTCGTCGCCGACGCCCCGAAGCCGACCTACGTCGGCGCCCAGCACGTGCTGCACGAGGCGGACGCCCCGCGCATCCAGGCGACGCCGTTCTACACCTCGTTTCTCAAGATCGCCGAGGGGTGCAACCGCACCTGCTCGTTCTGCATCATCCCGAAGATCCGCGGACGGCAGGAGAGCCGCAGCATCGCGTCGCTGGTCGAGGAGGCGCGGCGTCTCGCGGACGCCGGCGTCCGCGAGCTCAGCCTGATCGCGCAGGATCTCACCAGCTACGGCACCGACCGCGACGACGGCGCGAACCTGACGCGTCTTCTCGAGGCACTGCTCGAGGTGGACGGCATCGACTGGTTCCGCCTCCTTTACATGTACCCGCAGCACGTCACCGACGAGCTGCTGCGGCTCGTCGCGCGCGAGGAGCGCATCTGCTCCTACCTCGACATGCCGCTGCAGCACGGCAGCGACCGCATCCTGCGCGCGATGCGGCGCGGCACCGCGGGCACGTCGCGGCGGCTGCGCGAGCTCGTCGCGCGCATCCGCGACCGCGTGCCCGGCGTCGTTCTGCGCTCGTCGTTCATCGTCGGCTTCCCGGGCGAGACCGAGGATGACTTCGCGGAGCTGCTCGCGTTCATCGAGGAGTGTCGTTTCGAGCGCGTTGGGGTGTTCCGCTACTCGCACGAGGAGGGTACGGCGGCGTACGAGCTCGGCGATCAGATCTCCGAGCGCGTGAAGGAGACGCGCCGGCGGCGCGCGATGCGGCTCGCGGCGCGCATTGCGCGCGAGACGAACGCGTCGCTGGTCGGGACGACGCTCCCGGTGCTGGTCTGCGGTCAGCTCGACAACGGCCGCTGGTTCGGCCGCACGCAGACGCAGGCGGCCGACATCGACGGCGTCGTCCTGCTACGCGGCCAGGCGCTGGAAGCCGGGACGATCGTGCCGGTACAAATCACACGCGCGAGCACGTACGACCTCGAGGGCGCGGTCTGCGAGCGCCCGGCCGAGAGCGCGGCCAGCGTCGCTTGA
- a CDS encoding YajQ family cyclic di-GMP-binding protein, whose translation MPSFDVVSKVDMQEVANALQQTRKEVEQRYDFKGSKTTIEQEKNVIKITSDNDFKVKAVVDVLQSKLVKRGVNLKSLEYGKVEPAAGGLARQSITIHQGLDTDAAREVVKLIKETKLKVQAQVQDDQVRVTGKQRDDLQKVIQALRAADFRRPLQFVNMRD comes from the coding sequence GTGCCATCGTTCGACGTGGTGTCGAAGGTCGACATGCAGGAAGTCGCGAACGCGCTGCAGCAGACCCGCAAGGAGGTCGAGCAGCGCTACGACTTCAAGGGCTCGAAGACCACGATCGAGCAGGAGAAGAACGTCATCAAGATCACCTCCGACAACGACTTCAAGGTGAAGGCGGTGGTCGACGTTCTGCAATCGAAGCTCGTCAAGCGCGGCGTCAATCTCAAGTCGCTCGAGTACGGCAAGGTCGAGCCCGCCGCGGGTGGTCTCGCGCGCCAGTCGATCACCATCCACCAGGGTCTCGACACCGACGCCGCGCGCGAGGTCGTCAAGCTCATCAAGGAGACCAAGCTGAAGGTCCAGGCGCAGGTGCAGGACGATCAGGTCCGCGTCACCGGCAAGCAGCGTGACGACCTGCAGAAGGTCATCCAGGCGCTGCGCGCGGCGGATTTCCGCCGGCCGCTGCAGTTCGTCAACATGCGCGACTGA
- the lolA gene encoding outer membrane lipoprotein chaperone LolA: MSIIASLALRAALAVAVVSSAAAAAEPARAALTAQEVVRHVQERYDETQNFTADFTQEMRIEAGGQVIRSTGTMWFRKPGRMRWEYTSPEKQTIVADGETLWIDQPADNQVLKAPLRQAFESRTPVSFLLGVARIERDFQATLLSPAEDGSLRLQLESNDSEDGSLGSLTLEVDPQTYDVRAAVIRDPLGNTTRVALAGMKRNGTVDDSLFVYERRPGVDVIEAPTR; encoded by the coding sequence GTGTCCATCATCGCATCGCTCGCGCTCCGCGCAGCGTTGGCCGTCGCCGTCGTGTCGTCGGCGGCCGCCGCCGCCGAGCCGGCGCGTGCCGCGCTGACCGCGCAGGAGGTCGTGCGTCACGTCCAGGAGCGGTACGACGAGACGCAGAACTTCACCGCCGACTTCACGCAGGAGATGCGGATCGAGGCGGGCGGCCAGGTGATCCGGTCGACGGGGACCATGTGGTTCCGCAAGCCCGGCCGCATGCGCTGGGAGTACACGAGCCCCGAGAAGCAGACGATCGTCGCCGACGGCGAGACGCTGTGGATCGATCAGCCGGCCGACAACCAGGTGCTGAAGGCGCCGCTGCGCCAGGCCTTCGAGTCGCGCACGCCGGTGTCGTTCCTGCTCGGCGTCGCGCGCATCGAGCGTGACTTCCAGGCGACGCTGCTGTCGCCGGCCGAGGACGGCTCGCTGCGTCTGCAGCTCGAGTCGAACGACTCGGAGGACGGCTCGCTCGGCTCGCTGACGCTCGAGGTCGATCCGCAGACCTACGACGTGCGAGCGGCGGTGATCCGCGACCCGCTCGGCAACACGACGCGCGTCGCGCTCGCCGGCATGAAGCGGAACGGAACGGTCGACGACTCGCTGTTCGTCTACGAGCGGCGCCCCGGCGTCGACGTGATCGAAGCCCCAACGCGCTGA